The genomic window ggggaaaagactgtgaccatccaccttacCTACACCTCTCATGGTTTTATAAACCTCAACCTCGTGCACTGCAGGGAAAACAGTACCAACCTGTCCAGTCTCTCGCTAtgactcaagccctccagtcctggtaacatcctcatgaatctttCCTACACCTTCTCCAGCTTCCTTCCTGTAtgtgggcaaccagaactgcacacagtacaccaagtgtggtctcaccaacgtcttgtacagCTGAAATGTGATgttccaattcctgtactcattgCCCTAATTCTACCCTCACCACCCTGAGGCTCGAGAAAGATGAAACTATTAGAGGTGCAGATCTGAGTTGAAGGGTGGGCAGAAAATTTGGAAGGGAAGCTAACTTCCACCCAGATGGGCGAGTACCCAGAACACATTGCTTCCCTCACTCATTTGTAAAGTCCCTGGCAGTGTCTGGACGTGCAGTTCAATCTcctgggcagagagagggctacTGGCCAGGTAGGTGCTGGGTGGGAGGACTAATACAGATGGGTTCACAGTGGTAGGCATGGACATGATGGTCCCAATGTCTTGTTTGCCTGCTGGATGTGGGTGGGGGCGTGGTTCAGGTGAGGTTCTCTGTCACAGGGTTGTGGAGAAGATGAGGTGGATCATGTGTTTGATCTAATATCACATTTCTtgtctccctctttcactttTGGTTTGCTCTTATCTGTCTtcactccccccctcccccgtgacctctctctctctcttctgccccctcccttttctctctccagcTAGCTGGGTTGGCCCTATTCGCGGTCACCATCTGGGTGGTGACGGACCCATACCGAGTCTACCCAGCACTGGGTGCCTCCGGTAAGGATGATGTGTTTGCAGGTGCCTGGATCGCCATCTTCACTGGCTTCGCCTTCTTCTGCATCGCCGTCTTCGGGATAATCTCCGTGCTGAGTGAGAGCCGCACTATGATGATTACGGTAAGCTAGCAGGCTCGTAGGACCGGAGACCCCAGTTCCATCGCTGTGTGCACACGCGGGTCCCCCCTGCGGGCTTGGATTTCCtcccatacaaaaaaaaacatgttgGGGTCAGTGGGATTATCATCCGCTGAAttgcaacccctccccaccccaattAGTGTGGGTGGAGGTAGGGGAAAGAACCTGTGAGGGACTTTATTGCAATGGGATCAGTGTCAATGGGttggcacagacttgatgggctaaagggTCTGATTCTGAAcagtgccaccccccccccccccacaaaaatcAATTAGTTGCTTAGGGTCCAGAAACTGGTGGTGATGGGGTAAGAAATGGTTGGGATTACTGTGGTAGAAGCTAGTAGATTCTTGTTAGTTGAATTGCCTCTTGTTTGGCCGTCCTGAGGATGGTGGCGGTGTTGGACACTGCATTGGCTAAAAGGGCATGAATTTGTGTCATGGGACAGTTGATACCTTTGAATGGATTGATGAAGTTTTGGTGGTTGGGTAATTCTGTGGGGGTCTGTGAACACACcagcatgtgagtgtgtgtgtacaaaccctgtgtgtgtctgactaacTACTGTTGTTTTGGTCTTGAAGCCATCCAAGACCCCCTCACTaatcccctctctcccacccacagtACCTAATCCTAATGCTGATTGTCTACATCTTTGAATGTGCCTCGTGCATCACTTCCATCACCCACAGGGACTACGTGAGTATTGGGGGAACTTCCTGTATAGGGAGGGTTGGGTCTATCAGTCCTGCTTGGAGAACATGGAgtgagggtggagggagattccttaCTTCTGTTGTGCTATAGGACACGTTCTCCTTGTTGGGAAGAGCAGGCAGGAGCATCTTCCTTGCCCACCCATTCCCACTTGTGACAGCCCCTTTGTCCAATGGGAGTGCAGTGGTGTTGAGATCTTGCTGTGAGACTTTCTCCATCCTGACCCTGTTCATTAAATGCAGTCCAGTGTGGAAATGGGCTCTTTTgctcaactcatccatgctggccAAGGTGCCATACCTGAGCTATTCCTATTTGCCTgtattccctctaaacctttactaatcatgcacctgtccaagtaccttttaaatgttaatgtacccgcctcaaCCTCTTCCTTGGGCAGCTTGTTCCGCATATCCACCAGCCCCTTGTGGGAAAAAATTGCCTCTCAGATTCCTCCATCTCCCTTTAAACTTGTCCCTTCAGTTTCAGATTCCCCTAAccctggggaagaaactgtccttCCGCCTTGTATATGTTCCTCGGGTCTTTATAAACTTCTGAGGTCGCCCCTCAGCCctctttgctccagggaaaacagtcccagcctgttcagcctctccttgtaactcaagctctccagtcctggtaacatccttgtgaaccttttgtgaaccctctccagcttaaTGACACCCTTCCCGTAGCTGGGTGaccataactgcacacaatactccgagtgaggTCTCACCATCCTGTACAGCTATAATGAGGCATCTCAgctcctgtactgagtgccctGACCAATGCAGGAATTGCAAAACATCTTCGCTTAGGGCCCTGCCATTGGGAAATTAAACAGGGCAGCACTTGCAGACAGAatacaacatctcacacttgcctgagtcaaactccatctgctattccataaggcaataagatataggagcagaatgaggtgatttggcccatcgagtctgctctaccacttcatcatggtccctctaaaccccagtctcctgccttcccctgtTAACCTTTCTcatcctgactaatgaagaacctaacaacctccatcttaaatatacccaatgacttgacctccacagcaatTTTTGGCAATGGATtcgagattcaccaccctccggctaaagaagttcctcttaatctgttataaatggatgcccctctattgagactgtgccctctgctcctgcacatccccactataggaaacatcctctccacatccactctattgaggacttccaacattcttctgaattccaatgagtacaggcccacagccatcaaatgctccttgtacaataaacctttcattcccggaatcgttttcatgaacctcctctgacccgctccaatgtcagcacatccttccttggaTAAGAGGCACACAATACAgcaagtgccttataaagcctcagtattacatccttgcttttatattctagtcctcttgagacgaatgttaacattgtatttgccttgcttccactgactcagcctgcaagttaacctttagggagtcctgcatgactcccaagtccctttgcatctagagttttgaattttctgcccatttagaataTGGTCTATGCtgttattccttctactaaagtgtatgatcatacacttcctgacactgtattccatcctcctaatctgtctaggtccttctggaGCCTCCCtgctcctcaacactaccttcctctccacctatccttgtaacatctgcaaacctggTCACAGAACTatcaattccataatccaaatcacaTATAAGACAGAGAAgcagtcccagcaccaacccctgcagaacaccactagtcaccagcagccaactagaaaaggctttttattcccattctttccctcctgccaatcagtcaaagTTCCATCCATGTTAGTTtcccgtaataccatgggctcttaagttGTTAAGCGGCCTCATGTGGCACCCTACTAATCGAAGTACATAacctccaccaattctcctttgtctatcctacttgttattttttcaaagaattccaacagtttttcTTTCCGGTAAGAGCTTCCTTTAAAGAAACCATGTTGacgttggcctattttatcatatgcctcaagtaccctgagacctcatccttagcaattgaactccaatatcttctgaccactgaggtcaggctaactggcctataatttattttctgcttccctctcttcttagagtggagggatatttggAATTTTTGAGTCCTTTGGAACACTGCCAGAATCAATTGTTCCTTGAAGGATCAATACCATTGATCTTTCCACAATTACTCCAGCCATCTCATTCAATACCCTGGAatgtggtccatctggtccagatgacttaaccTTCAGGCCTTTTTAGCTTGTCATGCAGCTTCTTCctagtaatagcaattgcactcacttctgccccaacactctcaaatttttggcataccagTCTTCCCCAGTGAAGATGGAAGCATATTACCTctatgtcattttccagtggtatgACTTCTGCTCTAGCCtccattttattctttatatgtcagaaaatacttttggtatcctttGATGTTATTGACTAGGTTACCATCAcacttcatcttttctctcttagtggctttttagttgccttctattggtttttaaaaaagcttcccaatcctgtaaCTTCCCCATAACTTTCGCTCTATTATAGCCTctatttggcttttatgttgtttctcacttcctttgtcagccatagttgcatcatcctgcctttaaagTACTACTTATTTGGGATGGAACtaccctgcaccttctgaattgtccctagaaattccagccattgattttagcttctccccctCAACTTGCAGGGTGAAGaccattatattatgatcaccatctcctaagggttcctttaccttgaagctccctaatcaaatctcgTTCATTACACAACATACAATCCAGAGTAGCCTTTCCCTAGTGGgtgcaaccacaagctgctctaaaaatccatcttatAGCCATTCTGTAAATTCTCTTTTTGGATCCAACGCCAACCTGCTTTTTTCCAATCTTGCTGAAAtcaaattacaaagggagatggaagatctatcttttcacccttgcagtttttttaacactgttcacacctctttctaaagatttcaTTATTTTTTTGATCAACAGATCCACCTCACCCCCTGtgcctaccttcctgttctttcaatacaatgtgtacccttggatgttaagctttttttggccatgactcagtgatgcccacaacatcatacatacCAATCACTAAATGCGTTACCAGATCTCTAACTCTTTTACACATACTGCCTGTATTCAAATCTAACACCTTTCGTCTTGTCTTGTGAGATGtaggtgtgagggagggggtatgggAATCAGCTGCTGTAGATTACCCCAAACCAGGGAATTACAAAGAGCCTAAAGTTGTATATGAATGActtggttgaggaagtggagggataaataagtttgcagatgattcaaagGTAGGTTgttgtgtggatagtgtagaagtttATCatggttacaacaggacatcaaTAGAATGTAGAGCttggctgagaagtagcagatggagtttaatccacacaagtgtgaagtgattcactttggaaggttaaaCTCTAACGTGGAGCACAGGGTTAATAataggattcttaacagtgtggaggaatgggTATCTTGCAATTCAAGTTCATAGATCCCTcaagttgctgtgcaagttgatagggtggttaagagggCAGAGGGTGTGTAAGCCTTCATTCATTGggggaatgagttcaagagtcacgaggtaatgttgcagctttataaatctCTTGTTcaactacacttggagtattgtgttcagttctaggcACCTCATTATAGTAAGAATGTGAAAGCTTTAAAGGGAgcgcagaggagttttaccaggatgctgcctggattagagagaatgtctGAGGAGGAACgtttgagtgagctggggcttttttctttgagtgaaggaggatgaaaggtaacTTGACAGAATTGTTTAAGATAAGAGGGATAGATGGAGTGGGCATCCAGTGCCTTTCTCTTAGGGTGGTAATGGTTAATACGAGaggacacaattttaaggtgactggaataaagtacgggggggggggggggtagtgtcaGAGATATGATTTTACAAAGGTAACTTTGTGGAATGCCCTGcggaggggtggtggtagaggtagatacattggGGAGATGTTAAGGGCCTCTTAGATGGgcacacatggatgaaagaaaaatggaggaaggaaaggttagattgatttcagagtaggttaaaagatcagcacaacactgtgggctgcaTTGTTCTGTGCTGTGGATTGGGTTGCTGTTCACTGGTGGTGGGAGTAGCATCCCCACTTGGCTCATTCGGGTGACTGGTGCTGGAGGGACAATGGTGGGAGTATGATCAGACTACTGGATGAGTTCACACCTTCCCTCTTGGTCTCTTTTGTCCCCCACCCCTCAACACGCAGCTGGTCTCCAATCCCAAGTTCCTCAAAAAACAAATGCTCCAGTTCTACGGTGATGAGACTTCAAACCAAGGCCGGGACATCACTGCCCTCTGGAACCGAGTCATGCCCATGGTAAGTTGCAAGCTAGCTGGCAGAGGCATTCCATCCAATGTGAACTATACCTGAAACCAGACAGGCTGTGCTCATTTGGAGTGAGGTAGTGGGGTCATAATGGTCTCAGTGGGGCAGAGTGGAGAGGAGCTCTTGTGTGGGGTGGGGTAGGAATCTGGAACCAGGAGTTGCTTTGGCAAGGGGAGGGGGTCTGTTTaagagactttttttttaaactgaggcCAGTCTTTAGATCTGCTCCACAGAAGGAGGTGGAATTCAGAGGCACAATAATTCTCAATAAGCAAGGGTCCCTGAGACATGGAATGCTATAATGTGCCTGGCTTGCTGTGGTGGCTATAGATGGTAGAACAGTGGCCTAACTTGTGCTTATAATTTATatatctgtatactgactggtgtaTCTCTCTCCAGATATCTGAACATTGTCCAATGCCTCTAGTATTAGACCCTTCAACCCTGGGGACAAAAATAATGGTTGTCTATTCTACCCATGCCCTTGATTATTTTTTTCTGACATCTCTCCCCCTCaacctccagagaaagcaacctaAGATTGTCCAACCTCTCCATAGAAGTGCATATGCTctaaccaggcagcgtcctggtgaatctcttctgcaccctctcccaagcctccacatccttcctgcaatggCAAACAACCCTTCAGATGCagtctaatttttttttataaaactgcaatgtAACTTCACGACCCTTGAACTCAATGTGTTGACTAATATAGACTTTCTTTAAAACCTTATTAAGACTACACACTGTCTGATTACTAATGTGggtttctctctctcaaacaggAGAAATGCTGTGGGTCAGTGGGCCCTGCCGATTGGGTTAAATACACATCATTCTTCAGGAAAGGGTTCAACGAGACGTATGCCCCCTGGCCCTTCCAGTGTTGTAAGAGGAATGCCGATCTTCAAATCATTAACCAAAGAGGTTGTGCTGTTGGTCACAAAGACTTCCTGTACCAAAAGGCAAGTCCTTCTTTTTCCACAACCTCCCACCTCCAGTGACCTTGGCTTCCAGAGTCAAATTGAAAATAcaggagagtacagcacaggaataggaccACAGTCCTGAATTAAACACCCTAACTAAAgtaatcctttctgcctacacaagtGCCAAAGTATCACAGCAGTTCGCGCAACACTTTTACAGCTGGAGGTGTTGAAGATCGATTCCGATATCATCTAATTCCTCTCCACGGGATGCCTGGATTTTCTCCACGTGCTTGGGTTTTCATCCACAGTCGAAAGACATAGGttaatttggtcattgtaaatggtcctgtgattaagctagggttaaattgggggttgctggtcaTTGTGGCATGGAGGGCTGGAATGACCTGCTCCACACTGCATCTCAAATAAGAAAATTATCCCCATCTATCCATTCTCTGCAAGTCTAACAGAATCTTAAAcacctatcgtttctgcctccttcACCCCTGGCAGTACCTTTCAGGCACCCACCCTTTATTTTAAAAAGGAGAAAACAAACTTGCACCTTCATCATGAATACATGCCATCTGTGCCTCTCATCATTgatacttctatcagatctcccctcagcttccagagaaaacaacccagtttgtccaccctctccttgtagctcatacccactaatccaggcagcatcctggtgaagctcTCCGCAGCCTCTCCAAAGcatccacttccttcctgtaacGGGGTAatcagaaatggatgaagtacTCTAGAtgcggcctaaccagagtttaataGCTGCAATGATCCCATCAGAATCCTCAGAttagacacagtgaagctccctccatgccatcccatcacacactcctggagtcaagACATTTTGAAGCTCCGTCCACATGgtcacatcacacattcccagggtccaacatagggtgaagctccctccacaccattccatcatgctcCAGGGTCAATGATTGAACACATGGGCCAGGCCTtttagtccacaatgttgtgccaaacgaATTGAATGCCCAATGGAACATCAGAGGGAAGACTGTCATTTTGACCATGTTTTGTCCCATCCCACTTCTCCAAGGATTTGTTTCTTTGAACTTGAACCATTCCTCCCTCAATTTGCAGGTGCCCTATTTTGATCCCTAAACTTGCCTTGAAATTCCTTTCCTGTATACACAAAATGTCAGAATCGAACCCTATTCACTAGCATTATCCCATGTAATCTGTGGCTTATTCCTGCTTATTTTTCCAAGCATGGCTGTTCTCCACAAACAAATCCTCCATCCCCAGCCCTCAGGCTCAAACCCTGAATGGTTATATCACAGCCACATACAGCATTTTGAATGCACAGGAACATAAAAagttgcagagagtagtggactcggCCTAA from Hypanus sabinus isolate sHypSab1 chromosome 1, sHypSab1.hap1, whole genome shotgun sequence includes these protein-coding regions:
- the upk1a gene encoding uroplakin-1a, whose protein sequence is MGDTSASAGFKALLIFGKLVLALAGLALFAVTIWVVTDPYRVYPALGASGKDDVFAGAWIAIFTGFAFFCIAVFGIISVLSESRTMMITYLILMLIVYIFECASCITSITHRDYLVSNPKFLKKQMLQFYGDETSNQGRDITALWNRVMPMEKCCGSVGPADWVKYTSFFRKGFNETYAPWPFQCCKRNADLQIINQRGCAVGHKDFLYQKGCFEFFSTAINSYAWAVAWYGFAILMWTFVLLLLSMYYLTTL